From Pandoraea vervacti, the proteins below share one genomic window:
- a CDS encoding acyl-CoA dehydrogenase family protein, which yields MQRSINTAQAIEAVVTYRRTRRQVMTIQPVPKASVPSEAELLRNAREMVPRLLERAEAAERQMRVPDETIQEMKDAGFFRVLQPRHFGGYEMSPRVFYSIQMILAEGCMSTAWVYGVLGVHPWQLALFDPQAQEEVWSRDTSTLVASTYMPVGKVTRVSEGFRLSGRWSFSSGCEHAEWIFLGAMVPSEQEGAAPEYRTFLLPKADYTVIHNWNTFGLKGTGSHDIVVEDAFVPAYRTHRTRDDSPAARPGLSINSGPLFRLPFAQVFTRAVSSSCIGGLQGAINAFRRTAALQVSRNFLGATANDPTAQLVAAEAASAVDQLKLTLFRNFDEMMTHAELGESAPIEDRLLYRYQSSQAPEICAHHVSRLLKSCGGSGIYTSHPIVRTFLDIHAGRAHVANYADPVGRNFGGVLCGLENKDSTV from the coding sequence ATGCAAAGATCGATCAACACTGCGCAGGCCATTGAGGCCGTAGTGACATATAGGCGAACACGGAGACAAGTCATGACGATCCAGCCGGTGCCCAAGGCGTCAGTTCCCAGTGAGGCAGAACTTCTGCGCAATGCCCGCGAGATGGTGCCGCGTCTGCTTGAGCGCGCCGAAGCCGCGGAGCGCCAGATGCGGGTGCCTGATGAAACGATTCAGGAAATGAAGGACGCAGGATTTTTTCGCGTATTGCAGCCCCGGCACTTCGGTGGATACGAGATGTCGCCGCGCGTCTTTTATTCGATTCAGATGATCCTGGCCGAAGGGTGCATGTCGACGGCGTGGGTCTATGGTGTGCTGGGCGTTCACCCGTGGCAACTTGCCCTGTTCGACCCGCAGGCGCAGGAAGAGGTCTGGTCGCGCGACACGTCGACCCTCGTGGCATCGACGTATATGCCTGTCGGCAAGGTGACACGCGTATCGGAAGGTTTCCGGTTGTCCGGTCGCTGGAGCTTTTCGAGCGGCTGCGAACACGCCGAATGGATTTTCCTCGGCGCGATGGTGCCTTCCGAGCAGGAGGGGGCAGCGCCGGAATATCGTACGTTCCTGCTGCCGAAAGCCGACTACACCGTGATCCACAATTGGAATACGTTCGGCCTGAAGGGGACCGGCAGTCATGACATCGTCGTCGAAGACGCCTTCGTTCCGGCCTATCGCACGCATCGAACGCGCGACGACTCTCCGGCGGCTCGCCCCGGGCTTTCCATCAACAGCGGCCCGCTCTTCCGGTTGCCGTTCGCCCAGGTCTTCACGCGCGCCGTGTCGTCGTCATGCATCGGTGGCCTGCAGGGGGCGATCAATGCTTTTCGTCGCACTGCGGCGCTGCAGGTCAGCCGAAATTTCCTTGGCGCAACCGCAAACGACCCCACCGCACAGTTGGTCGCCGCTGAGGCCGCCTCGGCGGTCGATCAGCTCAAGCTGACGCTGTTTCGGAATTTCGACGAGATGATGACGCACGCCGAGCTCGGCGAGTCCGCGCCGATCGAGGATCGCCTGCTATATCGCTATCAGTCGTCGCAGGCGCCGGAGATCTGTGCGCACCACGTGAGCCGGCTGCTGAAGTCCTGCGGTGGGTCGGGTATTTACACCTCTCACCCCATCGTCCGCACGTTCCTCGACATTCACGCCGGTCGGGCGCACGTCGCCAACTATGCCGACCCGGTCGGCCGGAACTTCGGCGGGGTGCTGTGCGGGCTGGAAAACAAGGACAGCACCGTCTGA
- a CDS encoding FAD-binding protein yields MPMFFQRGLLDDGPGAPNHSPQDDDDSPHHRFDVIVVGSGAGAMLAACRAHDLGQSVLIVEKTNLYGGTSAVSGGGVWIPNNDHIARDGGQDSAEDALMYLRAATQGEVSETKLRAYVAHAPEMLRYAEARTHVRYRANPFYADYYQALPGAKLGYRSLDAEPFDGRRLGDDILKMRETSPTMLIFGRVTMSTSEAVTLLSRAPGWRKCAIAVLGKYWLDFPWRLRSRRDRRLNMGSALIGALRLSLMERNIPLWLNTALDSLLFEGDRVAGITARRNGRTVKLHATRAVILATGGFESNQAMRERYLPKPTLAQWTGAPRCNTGDGIVAGMNVGAAVANMQHAWWTPTIQVPGEEKPRGLFSERALPGCLVVNRLGRRFANEAQDYLDFVLAMYDDHAKTGANLPAWMIFDARFRRKYNAGPLVSGSLMPDFLLPRRWRGKVYFRGETLEQLAAQIGVDADGLRQSVERINAFAKTGVDLDFHKGSNAYDTFYGDHSVKPNPCLAPLEQGPFYALRLDAGDIGTKGGLQTDEFSRVLSEAGEPIPGLYATGNTSASVTGPSYPGAGATLGPAMTFGFIAANHLAGVYDAQGKSLCSDRR; encoded by the coding sequence ATGCCAATGTTCTTTCAACGGGGACTGCTCGACGACGGACCGGGCGCGCCGAATCACTCGCCGCAGGACGACGACGATTCTCCCCATCATCGGTTCGACGTGATCGTCGTGGGCTCGGGGGCAGGCGCAATGCTCGCGGCATGCCGGGCCCATGACCTGGGACAATCCGTGCTCATCGTCGAGAAGACGAACCTCTACGGTGGCACGTCGGCTGTGTCCGGCGGCGGCGTATGGATTCCGAACAACGATCACATCGCGCGCGATGGCGGTCAGGACAGCGCCGAAGACGCGTTGATGTACCTGCGCGCCGCCACCCAAGGTGAGGTTAGCGAAACCAAGTTGCGGGCCTACGTGGCGCACGCGCCCGAAATGTTGCGTTACGCGGAGGCGAGAACGCACGTCAGGTATCGTGCAAATCCGTTCTATGCGGATTATTACCAGGCGCTTCCCGGCGCCAAGCTTGGCTATCGCTCACTCGATGCCGAACCCTTTGACGGCAGGCGCCTGGGGGACGACATCCTGAAAATGCGCGAGACGTCGCCGACGATGCTCATTTTTGGCCGCGTCACCATGAGCACGAGCGAGGCGGTGACGTTGCTCTCGCGCGCGCCGGGCTGGCGAAAATGTGCCATTGCGGTACTCGGCAAATACTGGCTCGACTTTCCGTGGCGCTTGCGTAGTCGGCGTGACCGGCGATTGAACATGGGAAGCGCGTTGATCGGGGCGCTGCGGCTCTCGCTCATGGAGCGAAACATCCCGCTTTGGCTGAACACGGCATTGGACTCGTTGCTGTTCGAGGGCGACCGGGTGGCAGGCATCACGGCCCGCCGAAACGGGCGCACTGTCAAATTGCATGCGACGCGGGCGGTAATCCTCGCCACAGGAGGATTCGAGAGCAATCAGGCGATGCGTGAGCGCTATTTGCCCAAGCCGACGCTCGCGCAGTGGACCGGCGCGCCGCGTTGCAATACCGGCGACGGGATTGTGGCCGGCATGAACGTCGGCGCCGCCGTGGCCAACATGCAGCATGCGTGGTGGACACCCACCATTCAGGTGCCCGGCGAGGAGAAGCCGCGCGGCCTGTTCTCCGAGCGCGCCCTGCCTGGCTGCCTCGTGGTCAATCGACTCGGGCGGCGTTTTGCCAACGAGGCGCAGGATTATCTCGACTTCGTGTTAGCCATGTATGACGACCACGCCAAAACGGGGGCGAACCTCCCGGCCTGGATGATCTTCGATGCGCGTTTTCGTCGCAAGTACAACGCCGGGCCACTGGTGTCGGGGTCGTTGATGCCGGACTTTCTGCTCCCCAGGCGATGGCGAGGAAAGGTGTACTTCCGGGGGGAGACACTCGAGCAGCTGGCCGCGCAGATCGGGGTGGACGCCGATGGATTGCGACAAAGCGTCGAGCGAATCAATGCCTTTGCGAAGACCGGCGTCGATCTCGATTTTCACAAGGGAAGCAACGCCTACGACACGTTCTATGGCGACCATTCCGTCAAGCCGAATCCGTGCCTCGCGCCGCTGGAGCAAGGGCCGTTTTACGCGCTGCGTCTGGACGCCGGCGACATTGGCACCAAGGGCGGACTTCAGACCGACGAATTCTCCCGAGTGCTTTCCGAAGCCGGTGAACCGATTCCCGGGCTGTACGCCACAGGCAATACCTCTGCCTCGGTGACGGGGCCGTCCTACCCCGGGGCAGGCGCGACCCTGGGGCCCGCAATGACCTTTGGCTTCATCGCCGCTAACCATCTTGCCGGAGTCTACGATGCTCAAGGGAAAAGTCTGTGTAGTGACCGGCGCTAG
- a CDS encoding SDR family NAD(P)-dependent oxidoreductase, whose translation MLKGKVCVVTGASRGVGRGVAIGLGAQGATVYVTGRTTQPGRAKLPGTLYETADAVNAAGGVGIPVICDHASDEEVRRLFERVNEAHGGLDILVNCAIAIPEGLTDVAPFWEKPLGMTDLFGVGMRSTYVASYFAAPLLIARGGGLIVNISSAGGRCYMHGPAYGASKAATDKMSFDMAYDFAPHGVHVVTLWPGLVKTERTLAVCNAEPEKYGAWLEHGESPEFQGRVIAALFNAEDRKTRSGNVFYGAELAVDYDVKDVDGKQPPSHRPMLGDPPVFSAAVVE comes from the coding sequence ATGCTCAAGGGAAAAGTCTGTGTAGTGACCGGCGCTAGCCGGGGTGTCGGACGTGGTGTCGCGATCGGTCTGGGGGCGCAGGGCGCCACCGTCTACGTGACGGGACGCACGACGCAGCCCGGTCGCGCGAAGCTGCCGGGAACGTTGTATGAAACGGCAGACGCGGTGAATGCCGCGGGTGGCGTTGGCATTCCGGTCATTTGCGATCATGCGTCGGACGAGGAGGTCAGGCGGCTGTTCGAGCGTGTGAACGAAGCCCATGGCGGACTCGACATTCTGGTCAACTGCGCGATTGCCATTCCGGAAGGTCTGACCGATGTTGCGCCGTTCTGGGAAAAGCCGCTTGGCATGACGGACCTGTTTGGCGTGGGCATGCGTTCGACCTATGTGGCCAGCTATTTTGCGGCGCCGCTGCTGATCGCACGCGGCGGGGGGCTGATCGTCAATATCTCGTCCGCCGGCGGCCGTTGCTACATGCACGGCCCGGCGTACGGCGCATCGAAAGCGGCCACGGACAAAATGTCATTCGACATGGCGTATGACTTTGCGCCGCATGGAGTGCACGTTGTGACGCTCTGGCCCGGTCTGGTGAAGACCGAACGAACGCTTGCGGTTTGCAATGCGGAGCCCGAGAAGTACGGGGCATGGCTCGAACATGGCGAGTCCCCGGAGTTTCAGGGCCGTGTCATCGCCGCGCTTTTCAACGCGGAAGATCGCAAGACCCGCTCCGGCAATGTCTTTTACGGGGCGGAGCTTGCTGTCGATTACGATGTCAAGGATGTCGACGGCAAGCAGCCGCCTTCGCATCGTCCGATGCTCGGCGACCCGCCGGTTTTTTCTGCCGCTGTCGTCGAGTGA
- a CDS encoding SDR family oxidoreductase: MMGRVQNKVVLLTGAAGGVAKEAAAMLAREGATVVLADIDETAGQSAARQIGESATFLRLDVSSEADWQDALSKVVARFGRLDALVNSAAICRSESIEETSLELFRTVSRINAEGTFLGCKHAIAQMKTNGGGSIVNLSSTAALAGHTGLCAYSASKGAVSALTRNVAAHCRAHGYRIRCNSIHPAGIRTAMSEKMLAGVDEKFVNFDLNPQSGVCEPHDVAHLILFLVSDESRFISGAELRVDNAMLTSVG, encoded by the coding sequence ATCATGGGGCGTGTTCAGAATAAGGTGGTGTTGTTGACCGGGGCAGCCGGTGGGGTGGCTAAAGAGGCGGCTGCGATGCTGGCCCGGGAAGGCGCGACAGTGGTTCTCGCGGACATTGACGAAACCGCGGGCCAATCGGCTGCGCGGCAAATTGGTGAATCGGCAACCTTCTTGCGCCTGGATGTGTCGAGCGAAGCCGACTGGCAAGACGCGCTCTCCAAGGTGGTGGCGCGTTTCGGCCGTCTCGACGCGCTGGTCAACAGTGCGGCGATTTGCCGGAGCGAGTCCATCGAGGAGACTTCACTGGAGCTCTTTCGCACGGTTTCCCGAATCAATGCCGAGGGCACGTTTCTCGGGTGCAAGCATGCCATCGCGCAGATGAAGACCAACGGCGGCGGATCCATCGTGAATCTGTCGTCGACCGCAGCGCTTGCGGGGCATACGGGGTTATGTGCGTATTCGGCGTCCAAAGGCGCAGTGAGCGCACTCACCCGGAACGTGGCTGCGCACTGTCGGGCGCACGGTTATCGCATCCGCTGCAACTCGATTCATCCCGCCGGCATTCGCACGGCGATGTCGGAAAAGATGCTGGCAGGCGTGGACGAAAAGTTCGTCAACTTCGACCTGAATCCGCAGTCGGGCGTTTGCGAGCCGCACGACGTTGCCCATCTGATCTTGTTTCTCGTCTCGGACGAGTCACGCTTTATCAGTGGTGCGGAGTTGCGCGTCGACAATGCCATGCTGACGTCCGTCGGCTGA
- a CDS encoding ferredoxin--NADP reductase, with translation MSALKYHALRVVSVIEETADARSLVFDVPPALADTFHYRPGQFLTLRLPVDGKPIPRCYSLASSPSIAEPLRVTVKRVAQGVGSNWVCDSVREGDEIEVQAPAGVFCPKDLNSDFLLLGGGSGITPILSILRSALTDGSGRILLVYANRDERSIIFKDALKALAAAHPDRLQVVHWLDTVQGIPSVAQLAALARAWRHADCFICGPSAFMDAAVQALQSLEIDAGQVHVERFASLPDESELGGADILPTLDDGVALEVTLDGKTHHLTCGKTETLLDAMLRGGVDAPYACRAGACATCMCTVDAGAVRMKHNDVLDKNDLAQGWTLACQAIPQSGQVAVRFPE, from the coding sequence ATGAGCGCCCTCAAATATCATGCGTTGCGTGTCGTTTCGGTCATTGAAGAGACGGCCGACGCGAGATCTCTTGTGTTCGACGTGCCGCCCGCGCTCGCCGATACGTTCCACTATCGTCCCGGGCAGTTCCTGACGCTGCGGCTTCCCGTCGACGGCAAGCCTATTCCTCGGTGCTATTCGCTCGCGAGTTCTCCTTCGATCGCCGAACCGCTGCGGGTCACCGTCAAGCGTGTCGCGCAGGGCGTCGGTTCCAACTGGGTCTGCGATTCAGTGCGAGAGGGCGACGAGATCGAGGTGCAGGCCCCGGCCGGTGTGTTCTGCCCGAAAGATCTGAACAGCGATTTCCTGCTGCTCGGCGGCGGTAGCGGCATCACGCCTATCTTGTCGATCCTGCGCTCGGCGCTGACCGACGGAAGCGGCCGGATTCTCCTGGTCTATGCCAATCGGGATGAGCGTTCGATCATTTTCAAAGACGCGCTGAAGGCGCTGGCGGCGGCCCATCCGGACCGGCTGCAAGTGGTCCATTGGCTCGATACCGTGCAAGGCATCCCCTCGGTCGCGCAACTGGCGGCACTGGCGCGCGCATGGCGGCATGCGGACTGCTTCATCTGTGGGCCGTCGGCCTTTATGGACGCTGCGGTGCAAGCGCTTCAGTCGCTGGAGATCGATGCCGGGCAGGTCCATGTCGAGCGTTTCGCCTCATTGCCGGACGAGAGCGAGTTGGGCGGCGCTGACATCCTTCCCACGCTGGATGACGGGGTCGCGCTCGAGGTCACGCTCGACGGCAAAACCCATCATCTGACGTGCGGCAAGACGGAGACCTTGCTCGACGCCATGCTCCGTGGTGGTGTCGATGCACCGTATGCCTGCCGGGCCGGGGCCTGTGCGACATGCATGTGCACCGTTGACGCAGGCGCCGTGCGCATGAAGCACAACGATGTCCTCGACAAAAACGATCTGGCGCAAGGTTGGACGCTCGCCTGTCAGGCGATCCCGCAGAGCGGCCAGGTCGCCGTCAGGTTTCCAGAGTAG
- a CDS encoding FadD3 family acyl-CoA ligase, with amino-acid sequence MDARLSGDPAERPGRRQVSRVAVGPSTGLIVSYVMLPSVITIPRMLAQTVARYGDQCAIEAGGVRLRYRDLYQRALRAAAALISRGVEPGDRVAIWAPNGPEWIIGALGIHFCGASLIPINTRMRGAEVGYVLETTGANVLLSAGWFLGSYYPDLLGPYRPATLTTVVVMHDVRHGDIAWHDFLIGGRSITDDVVEARALRVSPEAISDIMFTSGTTGHPKGVMTTHAQNLRAIDGWADAMALAPTDRYLIVNPFFHAMGYKAGWLAALTRGATILPHRTFDTAAIFDAIEREKITVLPGPPTVFHSLLNDPRLASTDLSSLRATITGSTNVPAALIDRMRSELGFKVVLTGYGLTESSGFATLTRASDPAEIVANTCGRAMPGVELRIADERGEAAPAGVAGEVWIRGYNVMQGYLDNPDATREAIDAQGWLHTGDVGVIDEMGYLKITDRLKDMFIVGGFNCYPAEIERLAAAHPAVSQIAVVGVPDERMGEVGRAFVVLRPNAALDAAQFITWCRANMANYKVPRYVDFVSSLPTNPSGKVLKRELREWPVSVEKAAQHA; translated from the coding sequence TTGGACGCTCGCCTGTCAGGCGATCCCGCAGAGCGGCCAGGTCGCCGTCAGGTTTCCAGAGTAGCTGTTGGCCCGAGCACCGGGCTTATCGTGAGTTACGTCATGCTGCCTTCAGTCATCACCATTCCTCGCATGCTCGCACAGACCGTCGCCCGTTACGGGGACCAGTGCGCGATCGAAGCGGGGGGCGTTCGTCTGCGATACCGCGACCTCTACCAGCGCGCGTTGCGTGCCGCGGCGGCGCTAATTTCCCGCGGCGTCGAGCCGGGAGACCGCGTCGCCATCTGGGCGCCGAACGGTCCGGAGTGGATCATCGGCGCACTTGGCATCCATTTTTGCGGCGCGTCGCTGATTCCGATCAATACGCGCATGCGGGGCGCGGAAGTCGGATATGTGCTCGAGACGACGGGGGCCAATGTTCTGCTGAGCGCTGGCTGGTTTCTCGGCAGTTACTATCCCGACCTTCTGGGCCCGTATCGACCGGCGACATTGACGACGGTTGTCGTCATGCACGATGTCCGGCATGGCGACATCGCGTGGCACGATTTTCTCATCGGCGGGCGGTCCATCACCGATGACGTGGTGGAAGCCCGGGCGTTGCGCGTCTCGCCCGAGGCTATCTCGGACATCATGTTCACTTCCGGGACCACAGGGCATCCCAAGGGCGTGATGACGACGCACGCCCAGAACCTGAGGGCGATCGATGGCTGGGCCGACGCCATGGCGCTTGCGCCGACCGATCGCTATCTGATCGTCAATCCGTTCTTTCATGCCATGGGGTACAAGGCGGGCTGGCTGGCGGCGCTCACTCGCGGCGCGACGATCCTGCCCCATCGCACTTTCGACACGGCAGCCATCTTCGACGCGATCGAGCGCGAGAAAATCACGGTGTTGCCCGGCCCGCCGACGGTATTCCACAGCCTGCTCAACGACCCGAGACTCGCATCGACGGATCTGTCCAGCCTGCGTGCCACGATCACCGGATCCACCAATGTTCCGGCGGCGTTGATCGACAGAATGCGCAGCGAACTGGGCTTCAAGGTTGTCCTGACCGGCTATGGGCTGACCGAGTCGTCGGGGTTTGCGACCTTGACGCGAGCCTCCGACCCGGCGGAGATCGTCGCGAATACCTGCGGCAGGGCCATGCCCGGGGTCGAACTCCGTATTGCCGACGAACGCGGGGAGGCGGCGCCCGCCGGCGTGGCTGGCGAAGTCTGGATTCGCGGCTACAACGTCATGCAGGGATATCTGGATAATCCCGATGCCACTCGCGAAGCCATCGATGCACAAGGCTGGCTTCATACGGGCGACGTTGGCGTCATCGACGAGATGGGATATCTGAAAATCACGGATCGACTCAAGGACATGTTCATCGTCGGCGGCTTCAACTGCTATCCCGCCGAGATCGAAAGACTGGCGGCCGCGCATCCGGCCGTCTCGCAGATCGCTGTGGTCGGCGTGCCTGACGAGCGCATGGGCGAGGTGGGGCGTGCCTTCGTGGTCCTGAGGCCCAACGCAGCGTTGGACGCTGCGCAGTTCATTACCTGGTGCCGGGCGAATATGGCGAACTACAAAGTGCCGCGTTATGTGGACTTTGTGTCGTCGTTGCCAACGAACCCTTCGGGCAAAGTGCTCAAGCGTGAGCTTCGCGAGTGGCCCGTGTCGGTCGAAAAAGCCGCGCAGCACGCGTAA
- a CDS encoding SDR family NAD(P)-dependent oxidoreductase, which produces MRIDLHGKTALVTGSTRGIGAACARQLAQCGARLILHGRTQTSVLSAVDAMRSAYPSTDVSGIVGDVATEAGCRSILPVLDDVDVLVHNAGVYDWAPFETISDEAWLHMFATHVMAGVRLSRVALPAMMRRGWGRIVFVASDSGVYIPPDMVHYGVSKAGELALMRGLAELTKGTGVTVNAVLPGPTAVEGSEQFFDDYAQRTGIARDVAQTHFVRAARPTSLIDRMATADEVANLISYVCSPLSSATNGAALRAEGGVLRHV; this is translated from the coding sequence ATGCGTATCGATTTGCACGGGAAGACCGCGCTGGTCACAGGCTCGACGCGGGGGATCGGCGCGGCCTGCGCGCGCCAGCTTGCGCAGTGCGGGGCGCGTCTGATCCTTCACGGACGTACGCAGACATCCGTATTGTCGGCGGTTGACGCCATGCGCTCGGCGTACCCGAGCACCGACGTATCCGGCATCGTCGGCGACGTAGCGACCGAAGCGGGCTGCCGGTCGATTTTGCCCGTACTCGACGATGTCGATGTGCTGGTGCATAACGCGGGAGTCTACGACTGGGCGCCGTTCGAGACGATCTCGGACGAGGCCTGGCTCCACATGTTCGCGACACACGTCATGGCCGGCGTGCGCCTCTCGCGTGTCGCGCTACCGGCAATGATGCGCCGCGGCTGGGGGCGCATTGTGTTCGTTGCCTCGGATTCCGGGGTCTACATACCGCCCGACATGGTGCATTACGGGGTCAGCAAAGCCGGCGAGCTGGCCCTGATGCGCGGACTTGCCGAACTGACCAAAGGCACCGGCGTGACGGTCAATGCGGTGCTGCCCGGACCGACGGCGGTGGAAGGATCCGAGCAATTCTTCGATGACTATGCGCAACGCACCGGCATCGCACGCGATGTTGCGCAAACGCATTTCGTGCGCGCCGCCCGTCCCACATCACTGATCGACCGGATGGCAACGGCCGACGAAGTGGCCAACCTGATCTCCTACGTGTGTTCCCCGCTTTCCTCTGCGACAAACGGCGCGGCACTCCGCGCTGAGGGGGGCGTCCTTCGCCACGTCTGA